TATCAGTGTTTACAATCAGAACATTTCGATTCACTCCAGATTCCATCTAAAATGTTTTTTGTTCTTTACATGTTTTCCACGGTCACAGTAATCTTACACATCTTTGAAGTATTTAGATCGCTCAACTCTTTAAAGAATTCATTTGTGGACCATAATTACAGTGAATGCGGCGTCCCTGGTTTTGGAATAGCAGTGAAGCACAAACCCCATCCAGATTGCTTAACAAAATGACCCATTTTAGCAAATCTTTTCAACCTTTGTGACATAAAATGCAAGCCAAAATGTCAACCATCTGCTCAAAACTCaaaagtgtgggggggggggcaaatgaCCCTCCTACATCTAGCGGAATAAAGACATACACACAAGCCACCAAAGTGCACAGTTTGTCCTCCGCTCTTTTAACAAAAAGGACACACCATCTGGAACTATCCAAAACCACTATCACTGGGTTGTCATTAGACTTAAACCATGTCCAAAACCACTATCACTGGGTTGTCATTAGACTTAAACCATGTCCAAAACCACTATCACTGGGTTGTCATTAGACGTAAACCATGTCCAAAACCACTATCACTGGGTTGTCATTAGACTTAAATCATGTCCAAAACCACTATCACTTGGTTGTCATTAgacctaaatcatgtccaaaaccACTATCACTGGGTTGACATTAgacctaaatcatgtccaaaaccACTATCACTGGTTTGACATTAGACCTAAATCATGTACAAAACCACTATCACTGGGTTGACATTAGACCTAAATTATGTACAAAACCACTATCACTGGGTTGTCATTAGACCTAAATCATGTACAAAACCACTATCACTGGGTTGTCATTAGACCTAAATCATGTACAAAACCACTATCACTGGGTTGTCATTAGACCTAAATCATGTACAAAACCACTATCACTGGGTTGACATTAgacctaaatcatgtccaaaaccACTATCACTGGGTTGTCATTAGACCTAAATCATGTACAAaacctaaatcatgtccaaaaccACTATCACTGGGTTGTCATTAGACCTAAATCATGTACAAAACCACTATCACTGGGTTGACATTAGACCTAAATTATGTACAAAACCACTATCACTGGGTTGACATTAGACCTAAATCATGTACAAAACCACTATCACTGGGTTGACATTAGACCTAAATTATGTACAAAACTACTATCACTGGTTTGACATTAgacctaaatcatgtccaaaaccACTATCACTGGTTTGACATTAGACCTAAATCATGTACAAaacctaaatcatgtccaaaaccACTATCACTGGTTTGACATTAGACCTAAATCATGTACAAaacctaaatcatgtccaaaaccACTATCACCGGGTTGACATTAgacctaaatcatgtccaaaaccACTATCACTGGGTTGACATTAgacctaaatcatgtccaaaaccTAAATCATGTACAAaacctaaatcatgtccaaaaccACTATCACTGGTTTGACATTAgacctaaatcatgtccaaaaccACTATCACCGGGTTGACATTAgacctaaatcatgtccaaaaccACTATCACTGGGTTGTCATTAGACCTAAATCATGTACAAAACCACTATCACTGGGTTGACATTAGACCTAAATTATGTACAAAACCACTATCACTGGGTTGACATTAgacctaaatcatgtccaaaaccACTATCACTGGGTTGACATTAGACCTAAATCATGTACAAAACCACTATCACTGGGTTGACATTAGACCTAAATTATGTCCAAaacctaaatcatgtccaaaaccACTATCACTGGTTTGACATTAgacctaaatcatgtccaaaacctaaatcatgtccaaaaccACTATCACTGGTTTGACATTAgacctaaatcatgtccaaaaccACTATCACTGGTTTGACATTAGACCTAAATCATGTACAAaacctaaatcatgtccaaaaccACTATCACCGGGTTGACATTAgacctaaatcatgtccaaaaccACTATCAATGGTTTGACATTAGACCTAAATCATGTACAAaacctaaatcatgtccaaaaccACTATCACCGGGTTGACATTAgacctaaatcatgtccaaaaccACTATCACTGGGTTGTCATTAgacctaaatcatgtccaaaaccACTATCACTGGGTTGTCATTAGACCTAAATCATGTACAAAACCATTATCACTGGGTTGTCATTAGACCCAAATCATGAACAAAAAcccgccgtgattgggagtcccatagggcggcgcacaattgacccaacGTCGTCTGGGTgcggccggtgtaggccgtcattgtaaataagatttttagGGTGGCTGTAAATTTGGGTATAATCTCAGATTAGCATGATTCATAGGGGAGACCAATCTTTATTTTATAGTTTGATGATAACTTTGATAATGCTCACTCAATCCATCACACAGGTGGATATTCGCTTGAATGTAGAGCTGTCGTTCTGGAATAATTCATTGCATATCAGTCATCATGTGGGATTACCACAATTCAGCAGAAATGTATATTAGGAAATCAAATCATTTTGAAGCAAGCTATCAAAACAGTTCTTCACTTTCAAATCTGATTTAGTTACAATTAATATTCACAATTTCTCTGTGTGAATATCCATCTAAATCTCTtaaaaatgtacagtatgttcaaTTAATATTTAGTGTTCACTTTTGTATACGACTATAGCGAGACAGTATTAGTTATCTTCTATTTGCAGTGCAAATATTTTCCCAATACAATTTTCTCTATTGATTTTAATAGTTCAACATTCCGTTTTTACCAACATTCCGTTTTTACCATATCAACGATCATATCATTTGGTGTAGTGTTAGTTTCATTTATTCACACACAAAAAGACAAGTGAAAGACAAACAGTGACATTAACAAAACAAGGTACAGTAAAGATGTGTGCAGGTGGTTAGAAACCCAAGAGGACTGTTATGaagaaatatacagtgcattctgaaagtgtacatgttgttatgttacagccttattctaaaatggattcaataaataaaatcctcatcaatctacacacaataccccataatgacaacgagAAAATAGTTTTACATTttcttttgcaaatgtataaaaaatcaaaacagaaataccttatttccataagtattcaagACTCTTTGCaatgagatttgaaattgagctcaggtgcatcctgttaccattgatcatccttgagatgtttctacaacttgattggagtccacctaggGTAAATTGATTgaaaattatttggaaaggcacaccggtctatgtaaggtcccacagttgataatgcatgtcagagcaaaaaccaagccatgaggttgaaggaattgtctgtacggttctgagacaggattgtgtcaaggcacagatctgaggaagggtaccaaaaaatgtctgcatccttgaaggtccccaagaacacaggggcctccatcattcttaaatggaagaagtttagaaagaccaagacacttcctatagctggccacccggccaaactgagcaatcaggagagaagggccttggtcaggaaggtgaccaagaacccaatggtcactctgacagagctccagttcctctgtggcgatgggagaaccttccagaaggacaaccattttctgcagcactccaccaatggaAGCCACTAGATGGAAGCCACTTCTCAATAAAAGGCACGTGTCAGCCAgcttggagattgccaaaaggcacctaaaggactcttagcccatgagaaacaagattctcttgtctgatgaaaccaagattgaacccaAGCGTCAGGTCTGCATGCTCACTACTTTATGCTCTGACCAGAGCTGAGGTGGTGCTATTGGAGAAGCTTCTTTTTTCCCCTGAGCTCACAGAGCCACTGTGgcaccagggagagacagacattgAGGCATTTCTATCTGGCAAATTTCCATCTCCTAGTCTTGACCTTGTCCCCTTCCCATATTTCCTCTGCTAATTTCTGTTTTCCTGTCATTCAGGGAAATAGGCTGTGGTCGGTAGAAGGTTCTGAGACATTTCCTTCCAGATTGCTCTGCGCTATTCCTCCCAGACGACAGAATCCACGTCATGCTTCCTGTGTCTTTATATTATACACTGcatataccaaacattaggaacaccttcctaatattgagttgcccccaccccccccccccctttaccaTCAGAACAGCTTAATTTCATTGGGGCATGGATTctcaaggtgtcgaaagtgttccacagagatgctggcccatgttgactcgaatgcttcccacagttgtgtcaagttggctggatgtcctttgggtggtggaccattcttgatacagccgggaaactgttgagggtggaaaaacccagcagcattgcagttcttgacacaaaccggtgcgcctggcacctactaccataccccattcaaaggcacttaaatattttttcttgcccattcaccctctgaatggcacacaatccatatcttcaattgtctcaagattctttaacctgtctcctccccttcatctacactgattgaagtggatttaacaagtgacatcaataagggatcatagctttcacttggattcacctggtcagtctgacaTGGAAAGGTGTTCCTCATGTTTTTTATACTGAGTGTATATGAATCACAAGGATTTACAGACAGGCAAAGGAAAAGCAGCCCCCCTTCCCAATCATTGGCTCTAATGCTATTAGCTTTGCACTTACTGGCTCTATTTCAGTATGTGTTTACTGCAACACTTTTGTATGTAATCACTTTCAATTTACTGCCAAATCCGCTGCATCAAAGCTGAAGTGCCCATGcagccccatcccctcctctctgtaggtAACGAGGATGGTGTCATGACTAAACTATTCTGACAGAGGATTTGGaatatttataaatatatttatagaccccccccccctcagtgaAAAAAATGTGTTCTTGGATGAAATCCTGTAACCTCACTAAATTGAATTAATCCCAGACAGGTTTTGTAATTAATATCAGTTTAATTGATTTACAAGCCTAAATGTGGTGCCGCTAACCGTCTCATGGAACTCACAGAACATTTCTCATCCAGTACTGTACATTATGTTCTAGGCACTAAGATGGCTCTGAAGTTCTTGAGGAAGAAAACAACCAAACTGAAGAGCTTCTTAAGGGAGTacagcatctctctctacctgtctccctgtccctttatcaTCAACATGTTCGGCATTGCCTTTGAGACAGACGACTACTACGTCTTCGCTCAGGAGTATGCCCTGGCAGGAGACCTCTTCGACATCATTCCCCCTCAGGTGAGATGAACAGAGGTGTGTTCATCTGCTGTTACAATAGAAGGCTCTCAACATAATGTCTGAAATATGAATAACATAAAAGCTATTTTATTTCCATCTAAAGGATAATGTACAGATTTGACATGATAAATGTTCATGTGTAAAGTTAATGTGAGATATTGGTGCTGTATATCTATTTTTAGAAAAAGCTCAGATAGCAACATAATCCAAGTCATTATCTAACCACTCGTCATCCATTGAAGACTATTTATAGAAGGTTATTTTCTATAACTAATGTAATACCTGATAACCCCTAGTCAACATGTACTGTGGAGAGTTACATAAAATCCTTGGCTTATGGCCAAACACACATTCTCATGGACGGATGACATTTTTTACTTGCTGGTGGATTGTTTGACCTCAGTGTGTACTCGTCTCTGTTTAGGTGGGTCTTCCAGAGGCGGTGGCTAAGCGTTGTGTCCACCAGGTCGCCATCGCCCTGGACTACCTGCACTGTAAGAAGCTAGTCCACCGGGACATCAAGCCTGAGAACATCCTCATCTTTGACAAAGAGTGCcgtaaggtcaagctgtcagacTTCGGCATGACGCGGCGTGCCGGCTCCCCAGTGAAGCGTGTCAGCGGAACCATCCCGTACACGGCACCGGAGTTATGCGACTCCTCTCAGCACGAGGGCTTGTGCGTGGACTACAGCACTGACGTGTGGGCCTTCGGTGTCCTCCTCTTCTGCATGCTCACCGGCAACTTCCCCTGGGAGAAGGCCCTGCCGTCGGACGCCTTCTACCAGGAGTTTGTGCGCTGGCAGCGGCGCCGGACGGGCACGGTGC
The sequence above is a segment of the Oncorhynchus gorbuscha isolate QuinsamMale2020 ecotype Even-year linkage group LG16, OgorEven_v1.0, whole genome shotgun sequence genome. Coding sequences within it:
- the LOC124000133 gene encoding serine/threonine-protein kinase SBK1-like, whose translation is MSSSPHGSHGSGSRASNDILEELQLIAAQNLEKLDISKYYEVIRELGKGTYGKVDLVIHKIRGTKMALKFLRKKTTKLKSFLREYSISLYLSPCPFIINMFGIAFETDDYYVFAQEYALAGDLFDIIPPQVGLPEAVAKRCVHQVAIALDYLHCKKLVHRDIKPENILIFDKECRKVKLSDFGMTRRAGSPVKRVSGTIPYTAPELCDSSQHEGLCVDYSTDVWAFGVLLFCMLTGNFPWEKALPSDAFYQEFVRWQRRRTGTVPSQWRRFTDEGLRMFRRLLSIEQERRCSVKEVFSYFNHHWMLDNEPGSSSVAGGGSVGSGPQVELSSSSSEEDVLVDRLKQQSLIEPMGGHYSSTGSPSSTSSYERVSRDNGGAGRILVATPIEICV